Proteins encoded within one genomic window of Haloferax volcanii DS2:
- a CDS encoding DUF7118 family protein gives MTDAALADDDVAALRTAADTLRGRREAVDDIGREELRTLASAVRDVTEILDRYEERATDDLEGYVEFREALSDRLEEVPADVRHSDAFIDANESLTTGITSSLSASDFEQARRELDPAREEAALLDELDEARDDYRSAGRRLRERADELDARIDRLERVRELGEADIDAPVDELRDPIERYDDAVTEAFDRFRAESSAREVLAWLAAAESYPLVGTPSPPERLREYLETAAIGDEPIPTLVEYAGYSRSKLAHYVGDPKRFAAAVGTNKRFLETLDADPLTVSWPPDPAAELRWRTKELVAVVSRFAADETVARAREVHELTYEESYDRLRDAAVARAELTEDQRERLQRGVVEEELADAREERERVADCLDANPPLDD, from the coding sequence GTGACTGACGCCGCGCTCGCCGACGACGACGTGGCGGCGCTCCGAACGGCGGCCGACACCCTCCGCGGCCGACGCGAGGCGGTCGACGACATCGGCCGCGAGGAGCTTCGGACGCTCGCGTCCGCCGTCCGCGACGTGACGGAGATTCTCGACCGCTACGAGGAGCGGGCGACCGACGACCTCGAAGGCTACGTCGAGTTCCGCGAGGCACTGTCGGACCGGCTGGAGGAGGTCCCCGCCGACGTGCGCCACAGCGACGCCTTCATCGACGCCAACGAGTCGCTCACGACCGGCATCACCTCGTCGCTGTCGGCGTCCGACTTCGAGCAGGCCAGACGCGAACTGGACCCAGCCCGCGAGGAGGCGGCGCTCCTCGACGAACTGGACGAGGCGAGAGACGACTATCGGAGCGCCGGCCGGCGACTGCGGGAGCGCGCGGACGAACTCGACGCGCGAATCGACCGCCTCGAACGCGTGCGGGAACTCGGTGAGGCCGACATCGACGCGCCGGTGGACGAACTCCGCGACCCCATCGAGCGGTACGACGACGCCGTGACCGAGGCGTTCGACCGGTTCCGCGCCGAGTCATCGGCCCGCGAGGTGCTCGCGTGGCTGGCGGCCGCCGAGTCGTACCCGCTGGTCGGGACGCCCAGTCCCCCCGAGCGACTGCGCGAGTACCTCGAAACAGCCGCCATCGGGGACGAGCCGATTCCCACGCTCGTCGAGTACGCCGGCTACTCGCGGTCGAAACTCGCCCACTACGTGGGCGACCCGAAGCGGTTCGCCGCGGCCGTCGGGACGAACAAACGGTTTCTGGAGACGCTCGACGCCGACCCGCTGACCGTCTCGTGGCCGCCGGACCCCGCCGCTGAACTCCGCTGGCGGACGAAAGAACTCGTCGCCGTCGTGAGTCGGTTCGCCGCCGACGAGACGGTCGCCCGCGCCCGGGAGGTCCACGAACTGACGTACGAGGAGTCGTACGACCGCCTCCGCGACGCCGCGGTCGCCCGCGCGGAACTCACCGAAGACCAGCGTGAGCGACTCCAGCGGGGCGTCGTCGAAGAGGAGTTAGCCGACGCCCGCGAGGAGCGCGAGCGGGTCGCTGACTGCCTCGACGCGAATCCGCCGCTGGACGACTGA
- a CDS encoding class I SAM-dependent methyltransferase, translated as MEWDERYRTGTYPTDPEPSPALRAYLDELPDGRALDVAAGSGRNALFLAANGYRVDALDQSSEGLSIIDERARARGFTDRVETIRADATTYEFPESTYDLVTISYFRTLDRLADIKAALKPGGVLFYQHHLRADPPATVGPSTDRYRFDSNELLRACLDLTVLYYDESTEPRDDRQSATATIIARNTRGGAQSYPRSRAYK; from the coding sequence ATGGAGTGGGACGAACGCTACCGGACCGGAACGTATCCGACCGACCCGGAGCCGTCGCCGGCGCTGCGGGCGTACCTCGACGAACTGCCAGACGGCCGCGCGCTCGACGTGGCGGCCGGCAGCGGCCGTAACGCGCTGTTTCTCGCCGCAAACGGCTACCGAGTCGACGCGCTCGACCAGTCGAGCGAGGGGTTGAGCATCATCGACGAGCGCGCCCGGGCCCGCGGATTCACCGACCGCGTGGAGACGATTCGGGCCGACGCGACGACCTACGAGTTCCCCGAGTCGACGTACGACCTCGTCACCATCAGCTACTTCCGGACGCTGGACCGCCTCGCCGACATCAAGGCGGCGCTGAAGCCCGGCGGCGTCCTGTTCTACCAGCACCACCTGCGGGCCGACCCGCCCGCGACGGTGGGGCCGAGCACCGACAGATACCGCTTCGACTCGAACGAACTGCTCCGCGCCTGCCTCGACCTCACGGTGCTGTACTACGACGAATCGACCGAACCGCGCGACGACCGGCAGTCCGCGACGGCGACGATTATCGCGCGGAACACGCGGGGTGGGGCGCAGTCGTACCCGCGGAGTAGAGCTTATAAGTAA
- a CDS encoding amidohydrolase family protein: MTVLDWVDEPRIIDTHAHQPTAEFLEDAGGEMMRDAANRFGAEMETWSYEEMIAEYREHDIGRAVLLGWDAETNTGNPPVPNDYVAEVRDAHPEFFVGFGSVDPLKDDCVEEAVRCVEDLGLSGFKFQQIAQGFDPSDDEHRALFDAIEDLGVPVVFHGGNSTLGACSPGGRGLKIKYGDPMLIDDVAAEHPDLQILIAHPAYPWEKEQLAICQQKGNVYMDLSGWLPKYIDEQVLHYAKTVLQDKVMFGTDYPMIRPGRWFESFEEHFDASEEVKRKLLWENAERFLEL; the protein is encoded by the coding sequence ATGACCGTATTAGATTGGGTCGACGAGCCGCGCATCATCGACACGCACGCCCACCAACCGACCGCGGAGTTCCTCGAAGACGCCGGCGGGGAGATGATGCGGGACGCGGCGAACAGGTTCGGCGCGGAGATGGAGACGTGGAGCTACGAGGAGATGATAGCCGAGTACCGCGAGCACGACATCGGGCGGGCGGTGCTGCTCGGGTGGGACGCCGAGACGAACACCGGGAATCCCCCAGTACCGAACGACTACGTGGCCGAGGTCAGAGACGCACACCCGGAGTTCTTCGTCGGGTTCGGGAGCGTGGACCCGCTGAAAGACGACTGCGTCGAGGAGGCGGTCCGGTGCGTCGAAGACCTCGGTCTCTCGGGGTTCAAGTTCCAGCAAATCGCACAGGGGTTCGACCCGAGCGACGACGAACACAGGGCGCTGTTCGACGCCATCGAGGACCTCGGCGTGCCGGTCGTCTTCCACGGCGGGAACTCCACGCTCGGGGCGTGCTCGCCCGGCGGCCGCGGCCTGAAAATCAAGTACGGCGACCCGATGCTCATCGACGACGTGGCCGCCGAGCACCCGGACCTCCAGATTCTCATCGCCCACCCGGCGTACCCGTGGGAAAAAGAGCAACTCGCCATCTGCCAGCAGAAGGGCAACGTCTACATGGACCTCTCGGGGTGGCTCCCGAAGTACATCGACGAGCAGGTGCTTCACTACGCCAAGACCGTCTTGCAGGACAAGGTGATGTTCGGCACCGACTACCCGATGATTCGACCGGGGCGGTGGTTCGAGTCCTTCGAGGAGCACTTCGACGCCTCCGAGGAGGTGAAGCGAAAACTCCTCTGGGAGAACGCGGAACGGTTCCTCGAGTTATAG
- a CDS encoding FKBP-type peptidyl-prolyl cis-trans isomerase, with translation MTIETGDSVSLEYVGTLPDGTVFDTSRQDVAEAEGLAEAQPDRDYEPLAVEVGAGTVIEGLDEALVGMSVGDEESIEIPPEKAYGEYDEDLVREHETEQLREVLGDEPEEGLYVQTQQGGLGEIVHTDDDVVRIDFNHELAGETLIFDVEILDAN, from the coding sequence ATGACGATTGAAACCGGCGACTCCGTTTCGCTCGAATACGTCGGAACGCTCCCTGACGGCACGGTTTTCGACACGTCGCGTCAGGACGTGGCCGAGGCAGAGGGTCTCGCGGAGGCCCAGCCCGACCGCGACTACGAGCCGCTCGCGGTCGAGGTCGGCGCGGGAACCGTTATCGAGGGACTCGACGAGGCGCTCGTCGGCATGTCCGTCGGCGACGAGGAGAGCATCGAAATCCCGCCGGAGAAGGCCTACGGCGAGTACGACGAGGACCTCGTCCGCGAGCACGAGACCGAACAGCTCCGCGAAGTGCTCGGTGACGAGCCCGAGGAGGGCCTGTACGTCCAGACCCAGCAGGGCGGCCTCGGCGAAATCGTCCACACCGACGACGACGTGGTCCGCATCGACTTCAACCACGAACTCGCGGGCGAGACGCTCATCTTCGACGTCGAAATCCTCGACGCGAACTGA